The proteins below are encoded in one region of Lactuca sativa cultivar Salinas chromosome 3, Lsat_Salinas_v11, whole genome shotgun sequence:
- the LOC111915643 gene encoding ABC transporter G family member 14: MAMSPTSVVPTPEDRNSTTTTTLSNPMEMVKPPHENSTYVAYPVHLQLALYPITLKFEDVVYKVKLEQKGTCCGGTARTKEKTILNGVTGKVFPGEILAMLGPSGSGKTTLLTALGGRLAGNLSGKISYNSRPFSGSMKRRTGFVTQEDVLYPHLTVTETLVFTAMLRLPKTLTQDEKVQHVDRVIAELGLTRCQNSMIGGPLFRGISGGEKKRVSIGQEMLINPSLLLLDEPTSGLDSTTAQRIITTIKRLASGGRTVVTTIHQPSSRLYHMFDKLILLSEGSPIYYGPASTAMEYFSSIGFSTSITVNPADLLLDLANGIPPDSMHEYEQGENTEQERKSVRQKLITSYETNISTRLKAELCSQDASKHNHAKDGSIRNVKSEQWCTSWWHQFKVLLLRGVRERRFEAFNRLRIFQVISVAVLAGLLWWHTPTSHIEDRIAMLFFFSVFWGFYPLYNAVFTFPQERRMLIKERSSGMYRLSSYFLARTTGDLPLELALPTAFTFILYWMGGLKPDPATFVLSLLVVLYNVLVAQSLGLAIGAILMDVKQATTLASVTTLVFLIAGGYYIQQIPPFIVWLKYLSYSYYCFKLLLGVQYNENDLYECSKGVYCHVADFPAVKSVGLNDLPVDLLIMAMMLIGYRLVAYMALQKVR; this comes from the exons ATGGCCATGTCCCCCACCTCTGTGGTTCCAACTCCTGAAGATAGAAATagtactactactactactcttTCGAATCCCATGGAAATGGTGAAACCTCCTCATGAAAACTCTACTTATGTTGCTTACCCAGTTCACCTACAGCTCGCCTTATACCCCATAACTttaaag TTTGAAGATGTTGTTTATAAGGTTAAGTTGGAGCAAAAAGGTACATGCTGTGGTGGAACAGCGAGGACGAAAGAGAAGACGATTCTGAATGGGGTGACAGGGAAGGTTTTCCCAGGGGAGATACTGGCAATGCTTGGTCCATCAGGCAGTGGTAAAACGACCCTCCTAACGGCTCTAGGAGGACGCCTAGCTGGCAACCTATCAGGAAAGATTTCATATAACAGTCGCCCATTTTCTGGTTCTATGAAAAGGCGAACAGGATTCGTGACACAAGAAGATGTTCTTTATCCTCATTTAACTGTGACTGAAACCCTTGTGTTCACTGCTATGTTAAGGCTGCCCAAAACTTTGACTCAAGATGAGAAAGTCCAGCATGTAGACCGAGTTATAGCCGAGTTAGGGCTAACTCGGTGCCAGAACAGCATGATAGGTGGCCCACTATTTAGGGGTATTTCAGGTGGAGAGAAAAAGAGGGTGAGTATTGGCCAAGAGATGCTCATCAACCCAAGCTTGTTGTTGCTGGATGAACCGACCTCCGGTCTAGACTCCACCACCGCTCAACGGATCATAACTACCATAAAGCGGCTTGCTAGTGGAGGACGAACCGTCGTCACAACAATTCATCAGCCATCAAGCCGGCTCTACCACATGTTCGACAAATTAATCTTGTTGTCTGAGGGCTCACCTATCTACTATGGACCTGCATCTACAGCTATGGAGTATTTCTCATCCATCGGGTTTTCCACTTCCATCACAGTCAACCCAGCTGATCTTTTATTAGATCTTGCTAATG GAATTCCACCTGATTCCATGCATGAATACGAGCAAGGTGAAAACACAGAGCAAGAGCGGAAGTCAGTTAGGCAGAAACTCATCACTTCTTATGAAACGAACATCTCAACAAGACTGAAAGCTGAGTTATGCAGTCAAGATGCTAGCAAACATAACCATGCCAAAGATGGTTCGATAAGAAATGTGAAATCAGAACAATGGTGCACAAGCTGGTGGCACCAGTTTAAGGTGCTCCTTTTGAGGGGGGTGAGAGAAAGAAGATTTGAAGCCTTCAATAGGCTTCGAATTTTTCAAGTCATAAGTGTCGCTGTATTGGCTGGGCTCCTATGGTGGCACACTCCAACATCCCATATTGAAGATAGG ATAGCAATGCTTTTCTTCTTCTCTGTTTTTTGGGGATTCTACCCGCTATATAATGCGGTTTTCACTTTTCCACAAGAAAGAAGAATGCTTATAAAAGAACGGTCATCTGGGATGTATCGTCTCTCCTCTTACTTCCTCGCAAGAACCACCGGAGACCTGCCACTTGAACTTGCCCTCCCGACCGCCTTCACCTTCATACTCTATTGGATGGGTGGGCTGAAACCCGATCCAGCCACTTTTGTCCTTTCCCTACTTGTTGTACTTTACAATGTCCTTGTAGCCCAAAGTCTTGGGTTAGCCATTGGTGCCATACTTATGGATGTCAAACAAGCCACAACTTTGGCCTCGGTTACAACCCTGGTTTTCCTTATTGCTGGAGGATATTACATACAACAAATCCCTCCTTTCATAGTCTGGTTAAAGTACTTGAGCTATAGCTACTACTGTTTCAAACTTCTTCTTGGGGTTCAGTATAACGAGAATGACTTATATGAATGCTCAAAAGGGGTGTATTGTCATGTTGCAGATTTTCCGGCTGTCAAATCAGTGGGATTAAATGATCTACCTGTAGATTTGTTGATTATGGCAATGATGTTGATTGGTTATCGACTTGTGGCTTATATGGCATTGCAAAAGGTCCGGTGA